One Manihot esculenta cultivar AM560-2 chromosome 18, M.esculenta_v8, whole genome shotgun sequence genomic window carries:
- the LOC110605757 gene encoding transcription factor VIP1 encodes MDPAKYIGKQPMAMDIEQMPDTPQRGTHHRRAHSDTSFRFDDLLLFDPSDLDLSSLDLPAPTPLPLAVDCGSLSDDSASLNGPDTKPKPINHLRSLSVDSDFFDGLGLTTGVGDEKFGGKVAATAAGEKRVHHRHSNSMDGFTTLSFDIDSVMVDDVNKTTGPDRLAELALIDPKRAKRILANRQSAARSKERKIRYTNELEKKVQTLQSEATTLSAQVTKLQRDTTGLTTENKELKLRLQAMEQQAQLRDALNEALREEVQRLKIATRQIPSVSGNPFNRGSTPLFSSHQPVLHHFGSSLAQQHQQQQRHVPQPSANNQTLNEQPHPGFTNFSQRV; translated from the exons ATGGACCCAGCTAAGTATATCGGGAAACAGCCGATGGCGATGGACATAGAGCAGATGCCCGACACCCCACAGCGTGGGACCCACCACAGACGGGCCCATTCCGACACCTCCTTCCGGTTCGACGACCTCCTCCTGTTCGACCCCTCTGACCTCGACCTCTCTTCTCTCGACCTCCCTGCTCCTACACCACTTCCCTTGGCCGTCGATTGTGGCTCCTTATCCGATGACTCCGCATCTCTCAATGGCCCTGATACAAAGCCCAAACCCATCAACCACCTCCGGAGCCTGTCCGTAGACTCGGATTTCTTTGATGGGTTGGGCCTTACGACTGGCGTTGGAGATGAGAAGTTTGGCGGGAAAGTTGCGGCGACGGCAGCCGGAGAAAAGAGGGTCCACCACAGGCATAGCAATTCGATGGATGGGTTTACTACGTTGTCGTTTGACATAGATTCTGTTATGGTCGATGACGTTAATAAAACTACAGGTCCTGATAGACTTGCTGAGCTTGCTTTGATTGATCCCAAGAGAGCTAAAAG GATTCTTGCTAACAGACAATCTGCAGCACGGTCAAAGGAGAGAAAGATACGATACACAAATGAGCTGGAGAAGAAAGTGCAGACACTTCAGTCAGAAGCAACAACCCTGTCTGCACAGGTCACAAAGTTACAG AGAGACACTACTGGATTAACAACTGAAAATAAGGAACTCAAATTGCGATTACAGGCTATGGAGCAACAAGCACAACTTAGAGACG CTTTGAATGAAGCATTGAGGGAAGAGGTGCAGCGGCTTAAGATAGCAACTAGACAAATTCCATCTGTCAGTGGAAACCCTTTCAACCGAGGATCGACTCCATTGTTCTCCTCCCATCAACCGGTCTTACATCACTTTGGCAGTTCCCTAGCCCAGCAACACCAGCAGCAGCAGCGACACGTGCCTCAGCCATCTGCCAACAACCAGACTCTCAACGAGCAGCCCCATCCTGGCTTCACAAACTTCAGCCAGAGGGTATAG